In Methanofollis aquaemaris, the genomic window CCACCTCGACACCCTGGGGGTAGAGGACGAACTGGCTCAACTCCGCTCCGGGTGCTCCCACCTTCGGGATATACCGCCACCCAAGAGTGTTCACGGACGCAAACTGAGACTTCAAGACGTCCAGTTCCTCCCCGGCGATCGGCCCGGCGGCCTCGAAGTCCATGGTGAGGAAAGTGTTCCCCTCGTAGCTGATCGTCGTGGCATAGTGCGGCCTGACAATGTGCAGGTCTTCAATGTCTGCATGAATTTTCGGGATGCCGGTCTGCTCCCGCCCGCCGAGGATGGGGGCGGTCTTGTTCTCCCAGACCACCAGCGTGTACGCACCGTCCAGGCGGTCTTTCTTTCCGTGAAACCTGACCGGCGCCGCCACATTGATGAGGTTGTACTGTCCCCCCTGCATCCAGTTGATCTCGGTGAATTTGCTGAAAGAGACCTGCACCTCAGGGGCCAACAACTCAAACCCTTCCGGGATATAATTTTCAAGACCTTTTCTGTCGGTTTCATAACTGAGAACCAGAGATGTCGATCGTTGCGTGACGATCGTCTCGGGATCGAATTTGCCGCCTCCGAAATGGGCGGGCATCAGGTACGTGAAGTCGTTCTGTGGTCTGAACATGGAGATATCCTCTGCCACATAATATCCAATCAGATATATATTCTTAAAGGTCTGTCACTCTGGCTGCCGGATTTTGAAAATTTTTGGGCATAGAGATCGAATTCGTACCGGAGACGCGGCCAGAAAGTATGTCGGCACGACAAAACCGATGTCGCCAGGCAGCAGAGCGCGCGCATCTATAAATAATGCATGAATGATAACCTGGCGATCGACCGCATTCGGATATCCGGTGCCGAATATCTTTCAGGAGGAATGGGCCTCTGGCATTCGAGGGTCAGCAGAAGAAAAAAACCGATTCAAGAATGAAGAAGGAATCCGATCTTTCTCTTGAGGTTGTCATCTTGCTTATCTTCGGAGTATTCATGCTCCTCTTCGGCCTGCTCCTCTTCTGGATCCATACCGGCGCACTCCCTTATGCGCCGGACAGCACCTACGGGCTCTTTCTCGTCATCGTCTCTTTGCAGGTCATCACGATGGGAAAGACTCCTTTCGGCGATCTCCGCCGTTCGTGGCCGGTCATAATTCTGGGCATCTGCACGGCGATCATCGGGATGGTCGCCTGTTTCATTCCCGGAACTCTGACGACACTCGTCCGCCTCCTTGTGGGAGGTATGCTTTTTCTCGGAGGGACCGCACTTCTTGTGCAGTTGTTCGTCTTCGAAGAGAAGGCCAGGACATGGATGAAGATCTCCGGGATATTACGGCACCTGACGGTTGCCTGTGCCTCTGTGTATCTACTGTCGGTAGTTTTAGGTCTTGTGACGCTCCTTCCCGGCATCACGACCGATCCGCAGACCGCAGTGCTTCTCATCCTCTACGGCATCGGTTTCTTCTATCTCTCGTGGAGTCTTCAGAGGGTCAACGAATTGTATCCTCCTGAAAAAAGAGAACAGCCGGCATGATTACCATGACGTCAGACAATCCTCATCCAACGGACCGTTCCGGATTGTTCAGGGATGTCTCTCTCCCGCTCTCAGTTGCAATCCTCATCCTGGTCGGGACGCTCCTCGTCCTCCTTGGATTCCTGCTCTTCCCGGTAAACCTGGGGATGATCCCGTTCTCCCCGGACGGTCAGTTGGGTCTGCTGATGGTCGTCATGGCCATCCAGATGATGGCCCTGGGAGAGACGCCGATGGGCCAGTATACGCGCTCGTGGTTCCTGATTGCCGTAGGAATCGTATTTGCCGCGATGGGGATTGTCTCGTGTGTCGTTCCAGGCATTTTGACCGGGGTGATCCAGATCCTTCTCGGGCTCCTGAACATCCTCGGGGGAGGCGTCCTGCTGACAAAGCGGTTTTTTCCGCTGCTGCACGGCACCGGAAACGCTCCGGCCGGTCCACTTCCCCCCGGCCTGAAAAATCTCCTGGTCACCCAGACGGTGCTGAACGTCGTCGCGATTGCTTTCGGCATCACCATGCTCGTGCCGGGCCTCGTTTCGGGTCTGATCATTGCAGGAATTGTCGTGATCAACGGGCTCCTCCTCTTTGTACTGGGAGATATTCTTCAGAAGATGCAGTAGGATGTCAGGACTTACCCGGCGTACCTCGCATGCAGTGACCCGGAGATGCAATATGATCGAGAGCTTCTTCGCTGATTGAGGCGGTCAGGCGTCGAGCAACCACTTCCAGAGCGGGACGCACCTGATCTCTCCTTCCGTCCGTTCCGTATCCTTCGTGATCAGCACCAGATCCTTCACCTTGCCCCCGAACTCCCCGGCAAACTCCCTGAGTGCATCCATCTCGCGTTCTGGGAGGGCGTCGGTGGAGGTGACATTGATCGCCGTGAGGGTGTTGTCCTGGTTTTTCAGGACAAAATCCACCTCGCCTCTTTTCTTCCAGTAATAAGGTTCGTAGCCTCGCCGCCGCAGTTCGAGGAAGACGAGGTTCTCGACACATCTCCCTTCGTCCGCCGAGAATGTGAACGAGACCGCGTTTCTCAGCCCGGTATCGATGCAGTAGATCTTCTTGTTGTTCCGTGCCTGCACCTTCAGGGAATAACTGAAGTACCTGACCTCGAAGAGCACCATCGCCATCCCGGCATAGTGAATGTATTCCCTGATCGTCGCCGCTTCGATCCCGAGCACCTGCTCCAACTGCCGGTACGAATAGGGCGAAGCGATGTTGGTCAGGAGATAGGAGAGGAGGGCGCTCATCGCCCTCTGGTTGCGCACCTCGTTCACGCGGACGATGTCGCGGTAGACGATGCTGTCATAGTACGCCCTCAGCTGATCGATCTTCACGCTCTCCTCTTTCTGCCGCACGGTCTGCGGAAACCCTCCTTCACGGAGGTACCGCCTGAGATGATGGAGGAGGTCGTACTTCCGGCCAGTGAGCGCGATCGGATCGCTCCCCACTTCACAACCCTGAAAGAGAAGATACTCCCGGAAATCAAGTGGATAGACCGGGACCGCCAGATATCGCCCGCTGATCAGGGTCGAGACTTCAGTGTCGAGGAGATGTGAGGACGACCCGGAGATCACCAGCCCGAACTGATTGCGGTCATAAACTGCTTTGACCCACCGCTCCCATCCGGGGACGTTCTGGATCTCGTCGAAGACCAGTACGGCTCCTTCGTCGCTCCAGACTGCTCTTCTATAGGTATCGAGCACCGTCTCCAGCGGGTGGTCCAGGCCGTCGAGGACAGGTTCGTCGCAGTTGACAAAGAGGATCGATCTCGGGTCGACGCCCTGTTCGTGGATCAGGTCGTGGATCATCTGGTAAAGAAGGGTGGTCTTACCCGCCCGCCGGACCCCGCTGAGGGCCACGATTTCGCCGGAAGCAAGGTATTGTTTTATCTTCGAGAGATAGCGCTCTCTCCGGACGCCCGTCTCGAATGCTCTGCCGCTCCACCAGGGATTGAGGGCTACCAGGTGTTCGAGGAGATCGGTCACAAAGTTTCGGGGGGTTATACCCTCGCATAAAGGCATGGTTTTGACTGGTTATAACCTCCCGAAATTGAGTCGGCCCATCGGACGCTCTCCTCCCGGTCTCGGCCGGGGCCGCTCTTCATTCCATGAAGGCACAGCCTTATCGCTCTTTTACCATTGCACGGATTCTCTCATACCCCTGTATGTGGAACGGACAGACCCGTATGCACACCCCGCAGCCATGGCGGTCCTCGAAGTACGGGTGGCATTTCTTTGCATCGAGAAAGGGGCGACGGATCTCTGAACCGGGATCGGTTCCCCGATCGATCGCATCCCCCGGACAATTTCTGGCGCACTCTCCACAGGTCTTGCAGAAGTCACGGATCCATGCGTGAGGGTTCTCGGAACTGACCGGCAGGTTCGTGATGCTCGTATAGATTGCCGCAATCCTCTGGCACGGGCCGTTCGCCGGGGATATCAGAAGCCCGTGCCTGCCGCGAACTCCGATCTTCGCTTTCTCCGCGAGGTTCGGGAACGACACTTTCCCTCCCAGTGCCGGATCTGCCTGGGCCCCGAAACCGTTTGTCCGTAAAAAACCAGCGACCTGATTGACGATCTCCCCGAGCATTGCATAGGAAGCAAAAGAGGTGTCCGAACTATCGAGACTCGGGGCGGTATCGATCTTCTCTCTGTCCATCGGTGCGGTGATCACGATGGCGTTGGTGTAGAGGATCCCTTTCTGTTGAAAGATCTCATCTTCGGAAACCGTCGCATAGCCGATCTCTGAGACGCCCATGGTGGTCAGGGTGAGTTCAAGGTCTTGAAGAAAATCGTCGCTGGCAATCGTTTCGGGGTTTTCAGGATTTTTTTCCAGTGAAATGATGCTCCGCTTCTGCGCCCTTTTGATCCGTCTGATGTGGGGCAG contains:
- a CDS encoding acetoacetate decarboxylase family protein; the protein is MFRPQNDFTYLMPAHFGGGKFDPETIVTQRSTSLVLSYETDRKGLENYIPEGFELLAPEVQVSFSKFTEINWMQGGQYNLINVAAPVRFHGKKDRLDGAYTLVVWENKTAPILGGREQTGIPKIHADIEDLHIVRPHYATTISYEGNTFLTMDFEAAGPIAGEELDVLKSQFASVNTLGWRYIPKVGAPGAELSQFVLYPQGVEVESAQAGTGSLRWTELTPMQNPAQYYIINSLAALPVKRVTQAVLTEGRAVLHAMGARVIE
- a CDS encoding DUF308 domain-containing protein, coding for MKKESDLSLEVVILLIFGVFMLLFGLLLFWIHTGALPYAPDSTYGLFLVIVSLQVITMGKTPFGDLRRSWPVIILGICTAIIGMVACFIPGTLTTLVRLLVGGMLFLGGTALLVQLFVFEEKARTWMKISGILRHLTVACASVYLLSVVLGLVTLLPGITTDPQTAVLLILYGIGFFYLSWSLQRVNELYPPEKREQPA
- a CDS encoding ATP-binding protein, which gives rise to MTDLLEHLVALNPWWSGRAFETGVRRERYLSKIKQYLASGEIVALSGVRRAGKTTLLYQMIHDLIHEQGVDPRSILFVNCDEPVLDGLDHPLETVLDTYRRAVWSDEGAVLVFDEIQNVPGWERWVKAVYDRNQFGLVISGSSSHLLDTEVSTLISGRYLAVPVYPLDFREYLLFQGCEVGSDPIALTGRKYDLLHHLRRYLREGGFPQTVRQKEESVKIDQLRAYYDSIVYRDIVRVNEVRNQRAMSALLSYLLTNIASPYSYRQLEQVLGIEAATIREYIHYAGMAMVLFEVRYFSYSLKVQARNNKKIYCIDTGLRNAVSFTFSADEGRCVENLVFLELRRRGYEPYYWKKRGEVDFVLKNQDNTLTAINVTSTDALPEREMDALREFAGEFGGKVKDLVLITKDTERTEGEIRCVPLWKWLLDA
- a CDS encoding 4Fe-4S dicluster domain-containing protein, with protein sequence MIRILPHIRRIKRAQKRSIISLEKNPENPETIASDDFLQDLELTLTTMGVSEIGYATVSEDEIFQQKGILYTNAIVITAPMDREKIDTAPSLDSSDTSFASYAMLGEIVNQVAGFLRTNGFGAQADPALGGKVSFPNLAEKAKIGVRGRHGLLISPANGPCQRIAAIYTSITNLPVSSENPHAWIRDFCKTCGECARNCPGDAIDRGTDPGSEIRRPFLDAKKCHPYFEDRHGCGVCIRVCPFHIQGYERIRAMVKER